The following coding sequences lie in one Pan paniscus chromosome X, NHGRI_mPanPan1-v2.0_pri, whole genome shotgun sequence genomic window:
- the TEX13A gene encoding testis-expressed protein 13A, with amino-acid sequence MTLRPEDPSSGFRHSNVVAFINEKMARHTKGPKFYLENISLSWEKVEDKLRAILEDSKVPSEVKEACTWGSLALGVRFAHRQAQLQRHRVLWLHGFAKLHKSAAQDLASDLKKLREQQETERKEAASRLRMAQTSLVEVQKERDKELVSPHEWEQGAGWPGLATAGGVCTEGAAEEEEEAAVAAAGAAGGKGAEEEQRDVEVVAAPVEAMAPPVEAGAAPMETQFPHVEARAASMETTEKLERILLQLLGDADQEKYTYWGQKEGDLRSVETATSYFSGTTNPWSRASSEPLPVQLPASYSYSYSSPFSSFSDIPTISPPQATVTAPVPPQLPSDWEAFDTSLWSDGGPHRIDHQEHPRDRRYSEPHQQRPPIYRRPGDWDCPWCNAVNFSRRDTCFDCGKGIWLQKPH; translated from the exons ATGACCTTGAGACCTGAGGACCCCAGTAGCGGGTTCCGGCATAGCAACGTGGTGGCCTTCATCAACgagaaaatggccaggcacacGAAAGGCCCCAAGTTCTATCTTGAGAATATATCCTTATCCTGGGAGAAGGTGGAAGACAAGCTGAGGGCCATACTGGAGGACAGCAAGGTGCCCAGTGAGGTCAAAGAGGCCTGCACCTGGGGCAGCCTGGCCTTGGGCGTGCGCTTTGCCCACAGGCAGGCACAGCTACAAAGGCACAGGGTGCTGTGGCTGCACGGCTTCGCCAAACTGCACAAATCAGCCGCACAGGACTTGGCATCAGACCTGAAGAAGCTCAGGGAGCAGCAGGAGACGGAACGCAAGGAGGCGGCCTCCCGGCTAAGAATGGCCCAGACCAGCCTCGTGGAggtgcagaaagagagagacaag GAGCTGGTGTCTCCCCATGAGTGGGAGCAGGGGGCAGGGTGGCCAGGCCTGGCCACTGCCGGAGGAGTTTGCACAGAAGGAGcagctgaggaggaagaagaggcggCGGTGGctgctgctggtgctgctggAGGAAAAGGAGCAGAAGAAGAGCAGAGGGATGTGGAGGTTGTGGCTGCCCCTGTGGAGGCCATGGCTCCCCCTGTGGAGGCTGGGGCTGCCCCCATGGAGACCCAGTTCCCCCACGTGGAGGCCAGGGCTGCCTCCATGGAGACCACAGAGAAGCTGGAGAGAATCCTCCTGCAGCTCCTTGGAGATGCTGATCAGGAAAAGTACACCTATTGGGGGCAGAAGGAGGGAGATCTCAGGTCGGTCGAAACAGCCACATCTTATTTCTCTGGAACCACGAACCCCTGGTCCAGAGCCTCATCAGAACCTCTTCCTGTCCAGCTCCCTGCCTCATACTCATACTCATACTCAAGccctttttcctccttctcaGACATACCCACTATATCCCCTCCACAAGCAACAGTCACAGCACCAGTTCCGCCTCAGCTGCCTTCCGACTGGGAGGCCTTTGATACTAGCCTGTGGTCTGATGGGGGGCCCCACAGAATAGACCATCAGGAGCACCCAAGAGACAGGAGATACTCCGAACCTCATCAGCAAAGACCTCCAATATATCGCAGGCCAGGGGACTGGGACTGCCCTTGGTGTAACGCTGTGAATTTTTCACGGAGGGATACTTGCTTCGACTGTGGGAAGGGAATCTGGCTGCAAAAACCTCATTGA